The DNA sequence CCCGCCCTTTGGTGAACTTCAGGGCGTTTGCGACGTACTCGTCCAGGATGAGGTAGAGCGCCTGGCGGTCTCCCTGCACCGTCGGCAGCGCGTCGTGGGTGATCTGAACCTCCCGGTCAGCCATCACTGGCTGCGCGTTCTTGAGCACGTCCTGCAAGACCGGGTTCAGGTCCACGCGCTGGAGCCGTACCCGCATGCTCCGCACCTGCATGTAGCGGTCGATCGAGGCCAGCAGGGCAATCACCTGCTGCACGGCACGCTCGGCGTTCGTCATGGGCCCAAGGAACTCTTCCGAGGGCCCGGGTAGGGCTTTGCGGAGCAGGCCCAGACAACTCATGGCGCGCGCCACAGGCAGCTGAAGCTGCTGAATGAAGACCTTGACCGTCTGGTCGAGCTCCTGATTCAACGTGCGGACTGTCAGGGCTCTTTGCAGCAACTGTTGTTTTTGGGTGGCGTGCTCATCCAGTAGGTGCTGATGGGCCTGTTTGTACGCACTGACGTCGGTGATGCCCACGTAGAAATGCAAAAACGTGCCCTCACGTTGGATCACCGCGACGTCGACCTGCACGTTGGCCATACTGCCCTCGACCCGCAGCAGTTGAGCTTCTCCACGCTGCTTCAGTTGGCCCTTTGCCCCCTGCTTGAGCAGCGTGCCGAGTGATCCCCGAGAGGGAGGCGGCATGAACTCGTCCAGCCGTCTGCCGAGCAGCGCCTCAGGCGTGCGGCCAAGCAAGCCGCAGCCCGCTGCATTGACATTCTGAATACGCCCCTGGGAGTTCAACAGGAAGGCCGGGGTGGGAGCTTCGTAGAACAGGGTGGCGCTCCGCTGCTCGCTGACCTGGAGTTCCCGAACCTGTTCTTCAAGGGCTTGCAGCCGCCGCTGCACGGCTGGAGGCAGGGTGTGTTCTGAATCGGTCATGGCGTTGCTCCTCAAGTGTCTACCACAGCACCTTAGCCCAAGGTCAGGCGGGACAGGAGGACAGCGAGCAGCGGAGGGCAAAAAAGGCGCCCCCCTTGCCGCGCGGCCAAGGAGTACACGTTGTCCGCGGATCAGTCCGCTTGGGGCCTACTCCCTGGCTCCCCAGCTTTCCGGCGAACAGCTCGGGTGACGACTCAGCTGGTGGACACCGGGGTGGAAAGGGGTAAGGTGAGGCTATCTCGGACGTGATCTGCTCCAATTGTGAACGCCTCCAAGCGCGTATCCGCGAGTTGGAAGCGCAGGTCGTGTGGACGGGCGAGACCTCACGTCCGGCCCCCCAGCCAGGACCAGGTCTGGCAGAAGAAGCCCAGGAGCGGACGCCATAGGGGCGGTCCACCCTTCCGGTGGTCAGGTGGGGCACCCAGGAACCACCTTGAAGATGGGCGCCTCACCCGGCAAAGTGGTCGTCCTGCCGGTGACGGGAACTTGCGGCTGCCGGCACCGCTGGAACGGGGCCGAAGTGCAAGTCTTGCTGGCCCGGCAAGTGCTGGACCTGCCAGAAGTCCAGCTGCAGGTGCCGGAGTGGCAGGCCGAGGAGAAGGTCTGTCCGCGCTGTCACGAAAGAGAGCAGGCGGCGTTTCCAGGGAACGTACGCGGTCAGGGGCAGTACGGCCCCCGGTTCCAGGCTTTGGCGGTGTAGCGGGGCGTGGCCCAGTTCCTCCCCTTCAGGCGTGTGGGCGACGTGCTCGAAACGCTCTGCGGCCAGCCTTCCAGGGAAGGGATCCTCGCGCCACATCTCAACCTCGACACAGAGTGGTTGGCTGGATTCGGGGCGGCTCTGAAGGAAGCATTGCTCAAAGAACCCCCCTTCTGCACGTGGACGAGACGGGCAGCAAGGTGGGCGGCAAGCTCGCCCGGGTGCCATCAGCAGCAAGCAACTCACCCCCTACGGGCACGACCCGCACCGCGGGCCCGGCGGCCATCCAATCGGTGGGGTCTTGCCTCGGGACAGCGGCGTGTTGATGCGTGATGCCCGGCTCACGTACTTCCAACGCTCTGCAAAACACGCGCTGTGGAACGCCTACCTGCTTCGGGAGTTGCCTGGCCTCCACGAACAACTGGACCAGGACTGGGCGGGAGAACTACGCGCTGCGCTGCAACTCGCCTACCATCAACACAAGGCGGGCACCCTCGCTCAGGCAGAGAAAACTGCGTTCCTGATGCGCTTTGATACATTCCTGGAAGCGGGGTTGGTCTCCAACCCCGCGAGGAGAGCCGGTTCCCGAGCGGCGGGGACGGGTGAAGCAGTCCCCGGGGCGCAACCTCGCCCTTCGATGTCAGAAGCACCGGGACAAGGTGCTGTGCTTTCTCCAGGAGGACGGCGTACCGTTCGACAACAACCAAGCCGAGCGAGACATAGGGATGGTGCGTGAAGCGAAAGATGTCCGGTGGCGGCCGCTCCGCTGTGGGTGGAAAGAATTTCTGCCGCATTCGCAGTTGCCTCTCCAAACTTCAGAAGCAAGGCTTCTCGATTTATAAAGGTTTGGTTGGCGTCTTCCGGAACGAGGCGCTTCTTCCTCGGCTCTCGTTCTCGTGCTGATTGATCACTATCAGAGGATATATAATAGTTTATAGAGAACGTGAGGATGTAGTACTATAGCGTACTGACTTGGAGCAGGCATGCAAGTCTGAGCTGGATAAATTATATGTAAAACCCAATGCGATTGCTATCGATCAGTTCCATTTCAGCTATATATGAGGTCGTGGTTCTCGGGGAGTGCTACCAGAAAATGCCGGCCACACACTGGTGTCGGCATGTTATAATAATTACCAAAATTTTACTGGTAATTAATGTGACGACCACATTTCTGAGGGGAAATTGATAACAATACTGTCTTATGTCGACTTCCGTCGTAGGTAAAGGGAGATGGGAACTATTCAGTATGACAGCAGCTGTCATGTTAAATAATTCCGAGTAGTAAAGCCAGGTCTTTTCAAATAACCCCGGGTACGCGCCTCCATCACTTCGATCCCACAATGCCCCTGAATATGTATCTTGACTTTTTTGCCGACTCAGAGATCGCCTGAAAGGATGATCTTTGAGTCAGCTGAAATAATGCTTCTTGCTCGAATGGATTGAGAGCAGGATCAGGATCAGACGTATTTAACTGACGTTTTTCCAAAAGCGCCTGTTCGCCGTTGGTATTGTAGGTAATGATAAATGTGCTGTTCGTCGTACCTGAAAACCGGTTGAATCAATGATCTCTGGAATCGATTTTCCCTCATTTTTTGAGTTGGATGATCTGCCGGCGTGAAAGTTCAATTGGATGTTCGGGCTGGCGGTACGCCACTTCAAGCTCTTCAGATGTATGGTATGGAATCAAGGCGGCAGCTCTCGTATTTGGAGCCCATCTTAACTCTGTATCACGCCTCCAGAGCGGCCGGTCTTCGTGGATGAAAGTGGTTTCCAGATGGTCATGATGCGTGGGTACGCGCGCTTATAGTTCTGGGCGAGCTCAGGGCCATGTTCCTGAAATCACGGACGCAACCAGACGTTGATCTGTGCCCTACAACTCACGGGGCCGATGGTCCCGCTTGTCTTCATCGTTCTCGCCTCTTTCTGTACACGGGGAATTCAGGAGGACCAAACCCCACGTCCTTGGTCCCGGCTTGGCTTCGGGAGGAACGCAGGGTTTCGGTGGGAGGGGGAAAGGTCAGTTCAGAAGCCGTGTGCGCCCAAGTCCAGGGGACCCGCGCGCGGCTTTCCAACGCCTGGCGAGACGTATTCCGGGGTGGGAAGGTTGCCAGTCTTGGCGATTTCGGGGTCCAGCGCTGTTCCCGCGCCGGTCAGGGGCGAGCCGGGCTTGAGGTGGTGGCCGCCGCCCGCCCCACTGACGAAGTCGGGAACGAGCAGAGGACTGAACCAGGTTCGCGCCCCAGCCGGTGCCGTTCCACCTGCTGCCGTAGTGCATCAGGGTGGTGCTGGGGTCGTGACCGTTAGGATCAACCGGGGACCAGTCTGCTGACGTGCAGTTGTTGGCAAAGTCACCCGCGCCATTGTTGTAGAAGACTGCCAAGGGCCGGGGCTTGACGCCGGAGGTGGCTGAACGGACCAGGAAGGTGTTGTTGCGCCCGTAGACCTGAAGTTGCGGGGCCACGCGGAAGGCGAACAGGTAAGTGGTCGGTGTGCCCCAGCCAGTGCCGTCCTGTTCTAAGACCCCGGTGTTGTTGTAGAAGTACAGCTTCCCGGCCCGTCCCCCCGGGACGCGCCCGTCGCCCAGTTCCACGCCCGTGATGCCCCAGGCGGGGTTATGCATCCACATCTCATTGCCGTACATGTACGCGGAGTTGGGCCGCAGGCTGCCCGGGGCGTCCCGTTGGGTGACCTCGTACTCGTGGTTGGATTCGGGGTCTTCCAGCATCAGCAGGTGCGTCGCGCCGTCGATGACGTTGTAGCGGATCGTGAGCCCCACCGAGCGCTCCTTGCTGTTGTCGCCGTAACTGCCCGGCATCAGGGCCCGAGGAGGTTGTACTGTGAGATGGTGCCCACGCCCTCGCTGTCGGCGTTGTGTTCGTGAGCGCTGGACGGGTTGCCGTTGCTGAAGAAGGTGTTGCCCTCCGCCAGCAGGTCCCGGCTCTGCGCCGCCTCACGGACTTGGCGTTCTGAAACAGGCCGTCGCCATTGTCGTGCAGCTTGCATCCCCGGATCACCATGTGTTCGGCCCGCTCGATGTAGATGCCGCTGCCAAAACTGTCCCAGACGGTGGTCTGCCCCGCCCGGTTGACCAGGGTGTTGCGCTTGCTCGCGTCGCGGATTTCCAGGTTCGTGATTTCGAGGTGGCCGGGCTTGTGGCCGTATACCGCTCCCGTCCCGTGGGGGGCAGGACCAGCAGCATGCCCAGGTTGTCGAACACGGGATTGGTGTAGGCCAGGGTGTTCGGCTCCACCGCGCCCGCGCCGTCCAGCGCGGGGAGCTCACCATTCAGGCCGGGGACTCCCACCACCCGGATGCTCTTGAGGGGCAGGCCCCGGTTGGACGGCTGCACGACCTCGGTGTAAGGCGCAGCGCTGGAGTGAATCTGCACGGTATCGCAGGGGGGTGGCGTGAACTTCACGCCACCCCTACCCTCAACCCGCCGTGATGCCAATTCAGGCAGCACAACTGGAGTCAGGGCAGGGGGATCACACGCACATCACTCGACAGGCTCCCCTGGGGATTGCCGACCTGTTCAGCGAGCAGGTCACCCTTAGGGGCAAAAGCGACGCCCTCACCGCTCCCCGGTACGTTCCCCAGTCGGTCCCGTACCCGTCCGCTTGGCAACTCCACCAGGGCAAGCCCACGTTCACTGGGTCCATTCACCGCGAGCAGATTCCCCGCCGCGTTCAAGGCCAGCCCGCGCCCGCGCTCCACATCCACCCGCATCAGGCCCTCCTCACCCACATGTCCCAGCCACAGTGGTCCCTGGGTCGTCAGAACCACATACGTCAGACCGTCCGGGGTCAGGACCACATCGGACACGGCCCGCTCACCACCGGTCCCCGGCACCTGCGCGCGGGACAGCACGCTTCCTGTCGCCGCGTCCCACACCCGCACCGTACCGTCCAGGCCGGCGCTGAGCAGCCGACCTCCCGCCAGACTCACGGCGCTGACAGGCGCCCCATGGCCCACGAAGGAGCGCAGGCGCTGCCCAGTGTGCAGGTCCCAGAGCTGGACGTAGCCGGGAGCGCGGCCGAGCGCCACGGAGCGGCCCGCGCCGTCGAAGGCGACCGAGTGAACGGCGGGCGAGTCGGGAAGGTGGAAGGGCCAGGGCTGCCCACTCGGCAGAAGCCACAGGGAGACCGACGAGTGGTTGTCCAGGGCGAGGACGGTACCACCGGGACTGAGGGTCGGATAGCTCAACCCAGTGGGGTCGCCGCGCAGGGTGACCGAGCGGCGCACCACTCCGCTGCGCGCATCCAGCCAGACCACCTCCGGCAGCAGGGTGTTTCCGTCGGCCCCTTTCCGCCGCTGGACCAACAGGGCGTCGTCCTGAAAGCCGAGCAGGGCGGCGTTGGGCTGGACGTAAAGCGGCCCCGGGGGGGAAAGAGGGAGCAGGAGGGTCAGGGCGAGGGCAAGCAGCAGGGGCAGGAACATGGGGCAACCCTATGGAGGGGAGCGTGGCGCCGGGATGACGCGCCGTTCTTCCCGTACCCCCGAATACTCGTGTGGAGTAACCCCCTCCATGCTTGCCATGGGCCTGCCAGGCCGTCCCCGGTACGGTGCGGCCATGACGACGTCAGCGACCACAAGGTCCGGTCCACCGGGCAACCCTGCACTGGACCTCTCGGTCTATTCGGAAACACCCAGGAGGGGTGGCGCTGGTTGCGTGAGGCGGAGGGCTGGCCGGAGCGGCTCACCCACGCGGAGGTACGGGGTGGGGTGCTGGAACTGGCGCCGGGGATGAGTGCGAGGTGGGGGGCGTTTCACGCGCCATTCCTGTTCACGACCGTGGAGGGCAACTTCGCGGTGAGGACGTGGGTTGGGACGCTCGGCCTGCACTCGGACTTTCCAGCGCGGCCCGACTCGGGGTCGCTCGCCGGACTGCTGATCCGCGCGCCCGCACTGCCCGCCGCAGGACGAACGCTACTGGTCGCTCACGACTGGGCTCGCCTTCGGCCCAGGCGGTGCGGGCCCCAGCATGAAGGTCACGACGACGGCGCGGGGCGAGCCGGGCACCGGGTGGTTCGCGGGCCGGGCAGGATGGGTGGAGCTGGCCGCCGCGCGCCTCGTTCCGTTCCTGGTGGGTCTGCACCGCTTTCCGGGCGAACCTTGGACGTTCACGCGAGACGAGCCGATCCTGGGCGAATTGCGCGCTCCTGCCGCAGGGGTAGGTGAGGCGCGGCCCGATCTGCCCCCCGCGTTCAAGTGGGCCTCACGGCGATGACAAATTGGCCGACCATTCGCCGGGCCTACCGGGCGCTCGCCGCTGAGTTCGACGCGTTGCCCCTGAGCGCTGGGGGCGGTGAGCTGCGGGCCCCCATTTCCAGGGGGTCCAGTTCACTCGGCCCCGGGCGGCCGTAGAGCGGCCGGACGGGTGGCGCTGCGCCGCGCTGCCGGACGCCTTGGGCCTCGGCTGAGGGGATGATGCCGGGTGGCAAAATCCACCTCCGTGCCGAGGGGTACGGCAAACCCATGGCTTTCGTCCTCAGCGGCGGAGAACGACACGGGGCGAAATTCTGGCAACCTCTGCTTGAGACAGGT is a window from the Deinococcus hopiensis KR-140 genome containing:
- a CDS encoding sensor histidine kinase is translated as MTDSEHTLPPAVQRRLQALEEQVRELQVSEQRSATLFYEAPTPAFLLNSQGRIQNVNAAGCGLLGRTPEALLGRRLDEFMPPPSRGSLGTLLKQGAKGQLKQRGEAQLLRVEGSMANVQVDVAVIQREGTFLHFYVGITDVSAYKQAHQHLLDEHATQKQQLLQRALTVRTLNQELDQTVKVFIQQLQLPVARAMSCLGLLRKALPGPSEEFLGPMTNAERAVQQVIALLASIDRYMQVRSMRVRLQRVDLNPVLQDVLKNAQPVMADREVQITHDALPTVQGDRQALYLILDEYVANALKFTKGRELARVHVMVRETEAEHLIGVEDNGTGFNMRSRDKLFQLFGRLHPSREYEGSGIGLATVRRSCERFGGRVWAEGKPGHGATFWFAWPKNLRLQE
- a CDS encoding WD40 repeat domain-containing protein, whose product is MFLPLLLALALTLLLPLSPPGPLYVQPNAALLGFQDDALLVQRRKGADGNTLLPEVVWLDARSGVVRRSVTLRGDPTGLSYPTLSPGGTVLALDNHSSVSLWLLPSGQPWPFHLPDSPAVHSVAFDGAGRSVALGRAPGYVQLWDLHTGQRLRSFVGHGAPVSAVSLAGGRLLSAGLDGTVRVWDAATGSVLSRAQVPGTGGERAVSDVVLTPDGLTYVVLTTQGPLWLGHVGEEGLMRVDVERGRGLALNAAGNLLAVNGPSERGLALVELPSGRVRDRLGNVPGSGEGVAFAPKGDLLAEQVGNPQGSLSSDVRVIPLP